In one Rhodococcus sp. B50 genomic region, the following are encoded:
- a CDS encoding CotH kinase family protein, producing MTAPTPRRRLRHRIPASLRQHWKLPVAFIAFVAIVATAFGATRVRPYITGDPTIISSEITENVAGAVDLFDSSVPHELSVEIGDAEYDDMISAYQEDGDKEWVVADVVIDGTRIDDVGVRLKGNSTLRGLQDENGDGPVGLGAPEGFELPEGFELPEGFDPAQDPPGMEGMAQVDPEDPTSLPLLIRFDKYVDGRAYQGMTELSVRPGSPVINEAMALSLTAETEQPTQRYAYTVYSVNDSATVTRLVLEHPDEQYANSLFDSPGYLYKADASSRFEYVGDDQSDYSEQFEQINAADSGTLQPIISFLKWLDSADDAEFDAHLADRVDVDSFARYVATQNLLVNGDDMAGPGQNYYLWYDLDTKKLSVVSWDLNMAMQGDTSAGPDDTVSTTGGMGPGAPGGNTEVGASQGMPPGGGPPQGMPPGMPEGDGEGRGLGGGNTLKTRFLDSDAFTGAYHEAYRELSEQIYGNGLALEVLDEVAASVPTSDGLTAEALQESVDSMRSWIEERAQAQLQWIQPR from the coding sequence ATGACGGCACCGACCCCGCGGCGCCGTTTGCGGCACCGGATACCGGCCTCGCTGCGTCAGCACTGGAAACTGCCGGTGGCGTTCATCGCGTTCGTCGCGATCGTGGCCACCGCCTTCGGAGCGACACGCGTGCGGCCCTACATCACCGGCGATCCGACCATCATCTCCTCGGAGATCACCGAGAACGTCGCCGGCGCAGTCGATCTGTTCGACAGCTCCGTCCCGCACGAGCTGTCGGTCGAGATCGGCGACGCCGAGTACGACGACATGATCTCCGCATATCAGGAGGACGGCGACAAGGAATGGGTGGTCGCCGATGTCGTCATCGACGGCACCCGCATCGACGACGTGGGGGTGCGCCTGAAGGGCAACTCGACGCTGCGTGGCCTGCAGGACGAGAACGGCGACGGCCCGGTTGGGCTCGGAGCTCCGGAAGGGTTCGAACTACCCGAGGGCTTCGAGTTGCCCGAAGGATTCGATCCGGCACAGGACCCGCCCGGCATGGAGGGCATGGCGCAGGTGGATCCGGAGGATCCTACGTCGCTGCCGTTGCTGATCCGCTTCGACAAGTACGTCGACGGTCGCGCCTATCAGGGCATGACCGAACTGTCGGTGCGGCCGGGCTCGCCGGTGATCAACGAGGCGATGGCGTTGTCTCTCACCGCCGAGACCGAGCAACCCACTCAGCGGTACGCGTACACGGTGTACTCGGTCAACGACAGTGCCACCGTCACGCGTCTGGTGCTCGAGCATCCGGACGAGCAGTACGCCAACTCATTGTTCGACTCCCCCGGCTATCTCTACAAGGCCGATGCGTCGTCACGCTTCGAGTACGTCGGCGACGACCAGTCGGACTACTCCGAACAGTTCGAGCAGATCAATGCCGCCGACTCGGGCACGCTGCAGCCGATCATCAGCTTCTTGAAGTGGCTGGACTCGGCCGACGACGCAGAGTTCGACGCGCACCTGGCCGACCGGGTCGACGTCGACTCCTTCGCCCGCTACGTCGCCACCCAGAACCTGCTCGTCAACGGGGACGACATGGCCGGGCCGGGCCAGAACTACTACCTCTGGTACGACCTCGACACGAAGAAGCTGTCGGTGGTCTCGTGGGATCTGAACATGGCCATGCAGGGCGACACTTCTGCCGGTCCCGACGACACCGTCTCCACGACGGGCGGCATGGGACCGGGTGCTCCCGGAGGAAACACCGAGGTCGGCGCGTCGCAGGGAATGCCCCCGGGCGGCGGTCCCCCACAGGGCATGCCACCCGGAATGCCGGAAGGTGACGGCGAAGGTCGCGGACTTGGCGGCGGCAACACCCTGAAGACCCGCTTCCTCGACTCCGACGCCTTCACGGGGGCCTACCACGAGGCGTACCGGGAGCTGTCCGAGCAGATCTACGGCAACGGTCTGGCACTCGAGGTCCTCGACGAGGTGGCGGCGTCGGTGCCGACCTCCGACGGGCTCACTGCAGAGGCGCTGCAGGAGAGCGTCGACTCGATGCGCTCGTGGATCGAAGAACGTGCGCAGGCACAGCTTCAGTGGATCCAGCCCCGCTGA
- a CDS encoding winged helix-turn-helix transcriptional regulator codes for MRMQWLDYSTDNCSVQRTMDVIGEKWTMIVLREVFNGVRRFEQMRRHTGISDPVLSARLRTLVDAGILDTVPYREEGRRTRNEYRLTEKGRDLYPILVALLRWGDKYCADPDGPSLLIEHRDCGAPVEAIVHCAHGHGPLRPSESQTRPGPTAQKLPEGTKT; via the coding sequence ATGCGCATGCAGTGGCTCGACTACAGCACCGACAACTGCTCGGTCCAGCGAACCATGGACGTCATCGGCGAGAAGTGGACGATGATCGTCCTACGCGAAGTGTTCAACGGTGTCCGACGCTTCGAGCAGATGCGCCGGCACACCGGCATCTCCGACCCCGTGCTGTCGGCCAGGCTGCGCACCCTCGTCGACGCCGGCATCCTCGACACCGTCCCCTACCGCGAGGAAGGCCGCCGCACCCGCAACGAGTACCGGCTCACCGAGAAGGGCCGCGATCTCTATCCGATCCTCGTCGCCCTGCTCCGGTGGGGCGACAAGTACTGCGCCGATCCCGACGGTCCGTCGCTGCTCATCGAGCACCGCGACTGCGGCGCTCCCGTCGAAGCGATCGTGCACTGCGCGCACGGCCACGGGCCGCTGCGGCCGAGCGAGTCGCAGACCCGGCCGGGTCCCACCGCGCAGAAACTCCCGGAGGGCACGAAAACGTAA
- a CDS encoding APC family permease codes for MAVTIHKGRDSVTKRVLLGRPLRSDTLGHTLLPKRIALPVFASDALSSVAYAPEEIFLVLSVAGLSAYAFSGWIGLAVAVVLVVVVASYRQNVHAYPSGGGDYEVATKNLGAMAGLTVGSALIVDYVLTVAVSISSAAQNIGSAIPFVEHHKVLFAITAITLLTAVNLRGLREAGTAFAVPTYAFMFCVGVMLVWGFVRLVVSDAPLRAESSHYQLAAEQSHLAGLAFAFLLARAFSSGCAALTGVEAISNGVPAFRKPKSHNAATTLLMLGVIAITLLMGIIVLAERLGVVVAADPATQLSGAPAGYHQKTLIAQVAETVFTGFPLGFYLVTAVTALILVLAANTAFNGFPVLASVLAQDKHLPTQLRTRGDRLAFSNGIVFLALGAIVLVWMFDAEVTHLIQLYIVGVFVSFTLSQTGMVRHWTRLLANETDSRHRRRMQRSRVVNGVGLAMTGTVLIIVLVTKFLAGAWIAILAMVVVFATMRAVNRHYRRVAVELDAGKWDGLLPSRTYSIVLVAKLHHPTRRALAYASATHPDTLEAITVDVDEADTRALVREWEASDITIPLKVLESPYREITRPVLDYVRRVRGSSPRDVVTVFIPEYVVGHWWENLLHNQSALRLKSRLLFQPGVMVTSVPWRLHSSEKDRRQ; via the coding sequence GTGGCCGTAACCATCCACAAGGGCCGTGACAGCGTCACCAAGCGAGTGCTGCTGGGAAGACCGCTGCGAAGCGACACGCTCGGCCACACGCTGCTGCCGAAGCGCATAGCCCTGCCGGTCTTCGCGTCCGATGCCCTGTCGTCCGTCGCCTATGCGCCGGAAGAGATCTTCCTCGTGTTGTCGGTGGCGGGTCTGTCCGCCTACGCATTCTCCGGTTGGATCGGTCTCGCGGTCGCCGTCGTCCTCGTCGTGGTGGTCGCGAGCTATCGGCAGAACGTGCATGCCTACCCGTCCGGGGGTGGCGACTACGAGGTGGCGACGAAGAACCTCGGTGCGATGGCCGGCCTGACGGTGGGCAGCGCGCTGATCGTCGACTACGTGCTGACGGTCGCCGTGTCGATCTCGTCGGCCGCCCAGAACATCGGGTCGGCGATCCCCTTCGTCGAACACCACAAAGTGCTGTTCGCCATCACCGCGATCACACTCCTCACCGCAGTCAATCTGCGCGGACTCCGGGAAGCCGGAACAGCTTTCGCCGTGCCCACCTACGCCTTCATGTTCTGCGTCGGGGTGATGCTCGTCTGGGGATTCGTGCGTCTCGTCGTGTCCGATGCCCCTCTGCGCGCCGAGTCGTCGCACTACCAGCTCGCCGCCGAACAATCCCACCTGGCCGGACTGGCCTTCGCCTTCCTCCTCGCCCGCGCGTTCTCGTCGGGATGTGCCGCCCTGACCGGAGTAGAGGCCATCAGCAACGGGGTGCCGGCCTTCCGGAAACCGAAATCGCACAACGCCGCCACCACCCTGCTCATGCTGGGTGTCATCGCGATCACGCTGCTGATGGGCATCATCGTCCTGGCCGAGCGACTGGGCGTCGTCGTCGCCGCAGATCCCGCGACGCAGTTGAGCGGAGCACCGGCCGGATATCACCAGAAGACGCTGATCGCGCAGGTCGCCGAGACGGTCTTCACCGGTTTCCCGCTCGGTTTCTACCTCGTCACCGCCGTGACCGCGTTGATCCTCGTCCTCGCCGCCAATACGGCATTCAACGGGTTCCCGGTTCTCGCGTCGGTGCTCGCGCAGGACAAACACCTGCCGACGCAGCTGCGCACGAGGGGTGATCGACTCGCGTTCAGCAACGGCATCGTCTTCCTGGCACTCGGAGCCATCGTGCTGGTATGGATGTTCGACGCCGAGGTCACGCATCTCATCCAGCTCTATATCGTCGGTGTCTTCGTCTCCTTCACATTGAGCCAGACCGGCATGGTTCGTCACTGGACGCGACTGTTGGCCAACGAGACCGACTCGCGTCACCGCCGGAGGATGCAGCGCTCGCGCGTGGTCAACGGTGTCGGCCTGGCGATGACGGGGACCGTCCTGATCATCGTGCTCGTCACGAAATTCCTTGCCGGCGCGTGGATCGCGATCCTCGCCATGGTGGTCGTCTTCGCGACGATGCGGGCCGTCAACCGCCACTACCGACGCGTGGCGGTCGAACTCGACGCCGGCAAATGGGACGGTCTGCTGCCCAGCCGCACGTATTCGATCGTGCTCGTGGCCAAGCTGCACCATCCGACACGTCGCGCGCTCGCGTACGCCTCGGCCACCCATCCCGACACCCTCGAGGCGATCACCGTCGACGTCGACGAGGCGGACACCCGTGCTCTCGTGCGCGAATGGGAGGCCAGCGACATCACGATTCCGCTGAAGGTGCTGGAGTCGCCGTATCGAGAGATCACGCGCCCGGTGCTCGACTACGTCAGGCGGGTGCGGGGTTCCTCGCCGCGCGACGTGGTCACCGTCTTCATCCCCGAATACGTCGTGGGGCACTGGTGGGAGAATCTGCTCCACAACCAGAGCGCGCTGCGGCTCAAGAGTCGTCTGCTGTTCCAGCCCGGGGTGATGGTGACGAGCGTGCCGTGGCGGCTGCATTCTTCGGAGAAGGATCGACGGCAATAA
- a CDS encoding PaaI family thioesterase, with translation MTAIEDYERKAPSRFVEASGFVVEEATGTKVTGYVDLGPDHHTPWGVVHGGLYATIVESAGSIGASAAVLDRGQFAVGVNNSTDFLRSTTGCRASVTAEPLQQGRTQQLWLVIITDTATGKVLARGQLRLQNIPLPE, from the coding sequence ATGACGGCAATCGAGGACTACGAGCGGAAGGCGCCGAGTCGCTTCGTCGAGGCGAGCGGCTTCGTCGTCGAGGAGGCCACCGGTACGAAGGTCACCGGATATGTCGATCTGGGACCCGACCATCACACCCCGTGGGGAGTCGTGCACGGCGGGCTCTACGCGACCATCGTCGAAAGTGCCGGCAGCATCGGCGCGAGCGCTGCCGTACTCGATCGCGGTCAGTTCGCCGTCGGCGTCAACAATTCGACCGACTTCCTGCGCTCGACCACGGGATGTCGCGCATCTGTCACCGCAGAACCGTTGCAGCAGGGGAGAACTCAGCAGCTGTGGCTGGTGATCATCACCGACACCGCGACCGGCAAGGTTCTCGCTCGTGGCCAGCTGCGACTGCAGAACATTCCGCTGCCGGAGTAA
- a CDS encoding enoyl-CoA hydratase translates to MTSEEILLVEQRDAVRILTFNRPEARNALSSALIDALRTELAAADVDDATSVVVLTGTDPAFCAGLDLQELGESGGNLSLVSGADLPVGHPWTPISKPIIGAVNGAAITGGLEMALACDFLIASERARFADTHARVGVLPGWGLTQRLPAAVGPGFARRMSLSGNFVSAEEALRVGLVTQVVAHDELLDTTLEVARAIAGNDQPGVRALLASYRRAEEHVVEPALRVEQQTSEAWMREFSPSRVAERRASVIERGKAQNAHR, encoded by the coding sequence ATGACTTCCGAAGAGATCCTGCTCGTCGAGCAGCGCGACGCCGTCCGCATCCTCACCTTCAACCGTCCGGAGGCGCGGAACGCGCTGAGCTCGGCGCTCATCGACGCACTGCGCACCGAGCTCGCCGCAGCGGATGTGGACGACGCGACGAGCGTCGTCGTCCTCACCGGCACCGATCCGGCCTTCTGCGCCGGACTCGACCTGCAGGAACTCGGAGAGAGTGGAGGCAACCTCTCGCTGGTCTCGGGCGCCGACCTCCCGGTCGGTCACCCGTGGACGCCGATCTCCAAGCCGATCATCGGCGCGGTGAACGGTGCCGCTATCACCGGCGGCCTCGAGATGGCGCTCGCGTGCGACTTCCTCATCGCGTCCGAACGCGCCCGGTTCGCCGACACCCACGCGCGCGTCGGTGTCCTGCCGGGCTGGGGACTCACCCAGCGCCTGCCCGCGGCCGTGGGTCCGGGCTTCGCGCGTCGCATGAGCCTGTCCGGCAACTTCGTGAGTGCCGAGGAGGCACTGCGCGTGGGTCTGGTGACACAGGTGGTCGCGCATGACGAACTCCTCGACACGACACTCGAGGTTGCGCGGGCGATCGCCGGCAACGACCAGCCCGGTGTGCGGGCACTGCTCGCGTCGTACCGGCGCGCGGAGGAGCACGTCGTCGAACCCGCTCTGCGCGTGGAGCAGCAGACCTCCGAGGCGTGGATGCGGGAGTTCTCGCCGTCGCGGGTCGCCGAGCGGCGGGCTTCGGTAATCGAACGAGGAAAGGCTCAAAACGCCCATAGGTGA
- a CDS encoding sensor histidine kinase encodes MNRLRALPLRWTLVAALVLLAGIGLLASGVAVTSALQNSLLSRVDRDLEEAARTWARPDRPPPAPPLDAPSSRRPPSPFYVQAVDADGQVLFVVNDESTAPDVPEGPTGRPVTVGSAGDDGPHWRVMSTESISGVVTTVGMSLEETEATVDRLVVLQAGIGTAVLVALAVAGGIVVRMSLRPLDEVERTAAAIAEGDLSERVPERDPRTEIGRLSVTFNRMLGKIQSAFAATAASEESARRSEEKMRRFVADAGHELRTPLTTIRGFAELYRQGASTDTGMLLERIESEARRMGLLVEDLLMLARLDEQRPLDRSPVDLLAVAADGVHGARAVAPDRHVELEIIDGPGTPEVLGDDARLRQVLSNLVSNALTHTPPEAEVTVRVGTTESDAILEVVDTGLGLDHEDRERVFERFYRADASRTRASGGSGLGLSIVAALVAAHGGKVEVESEKGVGSTFRVRIPRLTRG; translated from the coding sequence ATGAACCGACTGCGGGCGCTGCCGCTGCGCTGGACGCTGGTGGCCGCCCTCGTGCTCCTGGCCGGCATCGGTCTGCTCGCCTCCGGTGTCGCGGTCACCTCGGCCCTGCAGAACTCTCTGCTGTCGCGCGTCGACCGCGACCTCGAAGAGGCTGCACGCACCTGGGCACGACCCGATCGACCCCCACCGGCGCCCCCGCTGGATGCCCCCAGCTCGCGGCGACCACCGAGTCCCTTCTACGTGCAGGCCGTCGACGCCGACGGACAGGTGCTGTTCGTCGTGAACGACGAGTCGACCGCACCCGACGTGCCCGAGGGACCCACCGGCAGGCCTGTCACCGTCGGATCCGCCGGTGACGACGGCCCGCACTGGCGGGTGATGAGCACCGAGAGCATCTCCGGTGTCGTCACCACCGTAGGGATGAGTCTCGAGGAGACGGAGGCGACGGTCGATCGGCTCGTGGTCCTGCAGGCTGGGATCGGTACCGCGGTGCTCGTCGCACTGGCAGTGGCCGGTGGCATCGTGGTGCGGATGAGCCTGCGTCCGCTGGACGAGGTGGAGCGCACCGCCGCGGCGATCGCCGAAGGGGACCTGAGCGAGCGTGTGCCGGAACGTGATCCGCGTACCGAGATCGGCCGGCTATCGGTGACCTTCAACAGGATGCTCGGCAAGATCCAGTCGGCCTTCGCAGCCACCGCAGCGTCGGAGGAGTCGGCGCGGCGCTCGGAGGAGAAGATGCGCCGATTCGTCGCCGACGCCGGCCACGAACTGCGCACCCCGCTCACCACCATCCGTGGCTTTGCCGAGTTGTACCGGCAGGGCGCGAGCACCGACACGGGCATGCTCCTGGAACGCATCGAAAGTGAGGCCCGGCGCATGGGTCTGCTCGTCGAGGACCTGCTCATGCTCGCCCGCCTCGACGAACAACGCCCCCTCGATCGGTCCCCGGTCGATCTCCTCGCGGTGGCAGCCGACGGTGTGCACGGCGCGCGGGCCGTCGCACCCGATCGTCACGTCGAGCTCGAGATCATCGATGGCCCCGGTACTCCCGAGGTTCTCGGTGACGACGCACGTCTACGTCAAGTGTTGAGCAATCTCGTCAGCAACGCACTGACCCACACCCCGCCCGAGGCCGAGGTCACGGTGCGGGTGGGGACAACGGAGTCCGACGCGATCCTCGAAGTGGTCGACACAGGCCTCGGTCTCGACCACGAGGACCGCGAGCGCGTCTTCGAACGCTTCTATCGCGCCGACGCCTCACGCACCCGTGCCTCGGGTGGCAGCGGGCTGGGGTTGTCGATCGTCGCTGCGCTGGTCGCGGCGCACGGCGGCAAGGTGGAGGTGGAGTCGGAGAAGGGTGTCGGCTCGACCTTCCGTGTCCGCATCCCGCGGCTGACCCGGGGTTGA
- a CDS encoding DUF899 family protein — MTASRSDRPPVVDLAAWQAARDELLLREKAHTREGDAIAAARRRLPMVEFDGTVEVVGPDGPVPFLDLFQGRNELVVYKHMWYDGAPPQGQCEGCTTTAWHLRDAVYLEARGVSLAFVTTGPWNEVAAFVEFMGYTQPWYSVRDVDEPVGGAMGYLTSYLRDGDRTFLTYSTTGRGTERANSSAGLLDMTPYGRGERWEDKPEGWPEGDDPCWFWRTDAEGHTTWGETSRPVPQWTRPGATPVETLGRRSDWH; from the coding sequence GTGACCGCATCGCGCTCGGACCGCCCACCCGTGGTCGACCTCGCCGCCTGGCAGGCCGCCCGCGACGAGCTTCTGCTCCGGGAGAAGGCCCACACCAGGGAAGGCGACGCCATCGCCGCGGCTCGCCGCCGACTGCCGATGGTGGAGTTCGACGGGACGGTCGAGGTGGTCGGACCCGACGGTCCGGTCCCCTTCCTCGACCTCTTCCAGGGCCGCAACGAACTCGTCGTCTACAAACACATGTGGTACGACGGTGCACCCCCGCAAGGACAGTGCGAGGGCTGCACCACAACGGCCTGGCACCTCCGAGATGCCGTCTATCTCGAGGCCCGCGGGGTCTCGCTCGCCTTCGTGACCACGGGTCCGTGGAACGAGGTGGCCGCGTTCGTCGAGTTCATGGGCTACACCCAGCCCTGGTACTCGGTGCGCGACGTCGACGAACCCGTGGGCGGAGCGATGGGCTATCTCACCTCCTATCTCCGGGACGGAGACCGGACCTTCCTCACCTACTCCACGACGGGTCGCGGCACCGAACGGGCCAACAGTTCCGCCGGCCTGCTCGACATGACCCCGTACGGGCGTGGCGAGAGGTGGGAGGACAAGCCCGAAGGCTGGCCGGAGGGAGACGACCCGTGCTGGTTCTGGCGCACGGACGCCGAGGGGCACACGACGTGGGGCGAGACGAGCCGCCCGGTGCCGCAGTGGACCCGGCCCGGTGCGACTCCCGTCGAGACCCTCGGGAGGCGGAGCGACTGGCACTGA
- a CDS encoding alpha/beta fold hydrolase, with translation MTEPVTRTLEVPGATLVYDIRPLPGDTTPLLLAGSPMDASGFTTLASFFDDRTVITYDPRGTGRGMRTDTSMQSTPALHADDLHRLLVELDLGPVDVFASSGGAVNALELVSRHPEQVRTLVAHEPPIIGLLPDRVQAEAVRDDIYDTYQHGGTGPAMAKFIALISYEGELTSDYLDRPAPNPADFGLPTEDDGTRDDVLLSQNWLSGTGYHPDLDALANASTRIVLAGGRESTRQLCGRTAAALADRLGTTPTLFPGDHGGFMGAEQGMPGDPGAFAAVLRDVLQPSRV, from the coding sequence ATGACCGAACCCGTCACCCGCACGCTCGAAGTCCCCGGTGCGACACTCGTCTACGACATCCGCCCGCTCCCCGGCGACACAACTCCGCTGCTTCTCGCCGGATCTCCTATGGACGCGAGTGGCTTCACCACCCTCGCCTCATTCTTCGACGACCGGACGGTGATCACCTACGACCCGCGCGGCACGGGCCGGGGCATGCGCACCGACACGTCGATGCAGTCCACCCCCGCGCTGCACGCCGACGACCTGCACCGGCTCCTGGTCGAACTCGATCTCGGCCCCGTCGACGTCTTCGCCAGCAGCGGCGGTGCGGTGAACGCGCTCGAACTCGTCTCGCGGCATCCGGAACAGGTGCGCACGCTGGTCGCGCACGAACCGCCGATCATCGGACTGCTGCCCGATCGCGTCCAGGCCGAAGCGGTACGCGACGACATCTACGACACCTATCAGCACGGCGGCACCGGCCCTGCCATGGCCAAGTTCATCGCACTGATCAGCTACGAGGGCGAACTGACCTCCGATTATCTCGATCGTCCCGCCCCGAATCCGGCCGACTTCGGTCTGCCCACCGAAGACGACGGAACCCGCGACGACGTGCTGTTGAGCCAGAACTGGTTGTCGGGCACGGGCTACCACCCCGATCTCGACGCTCTGGCGAACGCGTCCACGCGCATCGTCCTCGCGGGTGGCCGCGAGTCGACGCGTCAACTGTGCGGGCGGACCGCAGCGGCACTCGCCGACCGGCTCGGCACCACCCCGACGCTGTTCCCCGGCGACCACGGTGGCTTCATGGGCGCCGAGCAGGGTATGCCCGGCGACCCCGGAGCCTTCGCCGCCGTGCTCCGCGACGTGCTGCAACCGAGCCGCGTGTAA
- a CDS encoding polyphosphate polymerase domain-containing protein has product MNNGYQQTASRLHAFNRYEIKYFVDEMKVPELRRELAARMDTDPYSPHGGYPVTSLYYDTADLRFYWEKIEGLKFRRKVRMRLYGDPAACTDDTPVQVEIKQRVNRVTQKRRIALPYGVALRWLNGREDIECDDSQRPFVDEVSGLLGNLDLRPIVTTGYLREAFVGRDADLGLRVTIDHKVHGRDRDFHFASGAGNRFIIPPKLAIVELKANERVPYWATDLTARLGMSVIRVSKYCQSVEAFGLAPRSRFGAPELVLPDGFDTRVPADLRSTEPIPVR; this is encoded by the coding sequence GTGAACAACGGCTATCAGCAGACCGCGAGCAGACTGCACGCGTTCAACCGGTACGAGATCAAGTATTTCGTCGACGAGATGAAGGTGCCCGAACTACGGCGCGAGCTCGCCGCCCGGATGGACACCGATCCGTACTCCCCACACGGGGGCTATCCGGTGACGTCGCTGTACTACGACACCGCGGATCTGCGTTTCTACTGGGAGAAGATCGAGGGGCTGAAGTTCCGCCGCAAGGTGCGTATGCGCCTCTACGGGGATCCGGCCGCGTGCACCGACGACACTCCGGTGCAGGTCGAGATCAAGCAGCGCGTCAACCGGGTGACGCAGAAACGTCGCATCGCCCTGCCCTACGGTGTCGCGCTGCGGTGGCTGAACGGGCGCGAGGACATCGAGTGCGACGACTCGCAGCGGCCGTTCGTCGACGAGGTCTCCGGTCTCCTGGGGAACCTGGATCTGCGACCGATCGTGACGACCGGTTATCTGCGCGAGGCGTTCGTCGGCCGCGACGCCGACCTCGGTTTGCGCGTGACGATCGACCACAAGGTGCACGGCCGCGACCGCGACTTCCACTTCGCGTCCGGCGCCGGGAACCGGTTCATCATTCCGCCGAAGCTGGCCATCGTGGAGCTCAAGGCCAACGAACGTGTCCCGTACTGGGCGACGGATCTGACGGCGCGGCTGGGCATGTCGGTGATCCGGGTGTCGAAGTACTGCCAGTCGGTCGAGGCATTCGGGCTTGCGCCTCGATCGCGTTTCGGTGCACCGGAGCTGGTGTTGCCGGACGGTTTCGACACGCGAGTGCCCGCCGATCTTCGTTCCACCGAACCGATTCCGGTTCGCTGA
- a CDS encoding DUF4956 domain-containing protein: MNFDFQDLSGTFTTFDIVVSLALSFVLSSVIAWVYRYTHKNVSYSQSYVQTLVIVGMVIALIMLVVGSNIARAFALVGALSVVRFRNAIKETRDVGFIFLVMAIGMTTGTRFYVLAIAATVAICLVLLIMNKFDWFKLDVQRQVVKVQVPPEPAYAATVEDVLIEHCNEYELVSTESVRAGALVELYYTARLKKGTSSNDLISALGTVNAGQRVTVLTGYDQTDL, encoded by the coding sequence ATGAATTTCGATTTCCAGGACCTCAGTGGCACGTTCACGACCTTCGACATCGTGGTGTCGCTGGCGTTGTCGTTCGTGCTGTCGAGCGTGATCGCGTGGGTCTACCGCTACACCCACAAGAACGTCTCCTACAGCCAGTCCTATGTACAGACGCTGGTGATCGTCGGCATGGTCATCGCGCTCATCATGCTGGTGGTCGGCTCGAACATCGCGCGGGCGTTCGCTCTCGTCGGCGCACTGTCGGTGGTTCGATTCCGCAACGCCATCAAGGAAACTCGCGATGTCGGGTTCATCTTCCTGGTGATGGCCATCGGCATGACCACCGGTACCCGCTTCTACGTGCTCGCCATCGCAGCGACGGTCGCGATCTGCCTCGTGCTGCTGATCATGAACAAGTTCGACTGGTTCAAGCTCGACGTGCAACGCCAGGTGGTCAAGGTGCAGGTGCCGCCGGAGCCGGCCTACGCCGCCACCGTCGAGGACGTACTCATCGAGCACTGTAATGAATACGAGCTGGTGTCCACCGAATCCGTCCGCGCCGGCGCTCTGGTGGAGCTGTACTACACGGCTCGGCTGAAGAAGGGCACGAGCTCCAATGATCTGATCTCCGCCCTCGGCACCGTCAACGCCGGCCAGCGGGTGACCGTCCTGACCGGATACGACCAGACCGACCTGTGA